The Gadus chalcogrammus isolate NIFS_2021 chromosome 10, NIFS_Gcha_1.0, whole genome shotgun sequence genome contains a region encoding:
- the fgl1 gene encoding fibrinogen-like protein 1 isoform X2: MAGRTCLIVGVMLLAAAAPALATPDSCAEELALLEARERFLKSRVQKQAVLLNRLQLLSRPQTPHKGQTPAQGDPAAGDPPHRDCADVFTSGSNSSGLYRLRPRGSPAPVQAYCDMSDGGGWTVVQRRFNGSELFNRSWTEYKNGFGDKSGAGELWFGNENLHYLTDQGNYSVRIILGDFEGSQSYAEYNNFRVGPEQSDYRLSFGAYSGTAGDALSGNYQVGVSGWASHQGAKFSTYDRDNDNYAKGKCAQEDKGGWWFNRCHSAHLNGLYYPSGPYSAVTDDGVVWVTWRGWWYSLKTTVMKLRPADFKEDPLYDLNYV, encoded by the exons ATGGCAGGCCGGACATGCCTCATCGTAGGAGTGATGCTGTTGGCAGCTGCAGCCCCAGCTCTGGCT aCTCCAGACAGTTGTGCCGAGGAGCTGGCCCTGCTTGAGGCCCGGGAGCGGTTCCTGAAGAGCCGAGTGCAGAAACAGGCGGTTCTCCTGAACAGGCTGCAGCTGCTAAGCCGGCCCCAGACCCCCCACAAGGGCCAGACCCCGGCACAGGGGGACCCGGCTGCTGGGGACCCCCCTCACAGAG ACTGCGCCGATGTGTTCACCTCCGGTTCCAACTCCAGCGGTCTCTACCGCCTCCGGCCCCGGGGCAGCCCGGCGCCAGTGCAAGCCTACTGCGACATGAGTGACGGGGGGGGATGGACGGTCGTGCAGAGACGTTTCAACGGCTCGGAGCTCTTCAACAG GTCGTGGACTGAGTATAAGAATGGCTTTGGAGACAAGTCAGGGGCTGGAGAGTTGTGGTTTGGAAACGAAAACCTACATTACCTTACAGACCAAg GGAACTACTCTGTGAGGATCATCCTGGGAGACTTTGAGGGCAGCCAAAGCTACGCTGAGTACAATAACTTCAGAGTGGGACCTGAGCAG AGCGACTACCGGCTGTCCTTCGGAGCCTACTCGGGCACGGCCGGAGACGCGCTGTCTGGCAACTaccaggtgggcgtgtccggtTGGGccagccaccagggggcgaAGTTCAGCACGTACGACCGGGACAACGACAACTACGCCAAGGGGAAGTGTGCCCAAGAGGACAAGGGAGGCTGGTGGTTCAATCG GTGCCATTCAGCCCATCTTAACGGACTCTACTACCCGAGTGGTCCCTACAGCGCTGTCACTGACGACGGCGTGGTATGGGTCACCTGGAGAGGCTGGTGGTATTCTCTCAAGACCACCGTCATGAAGCTGCGACCCGCTGACTTCAAAGAGGACCCCCTCTACGACCTGAACTATGTGTAG
- the fgl1 gene encoding fibrinogen-like protein 1 isoform X1, whose amino-acid sequence MAGRTCLIVGVMLLAAAAPALATPDSCAEELALLEARERFLKSRVQKQAVLLNRLQLLSRPQTPHKGQTPAQGDPAAGDPPHRDCADVFTSGSNSSGLYRLRPRGSPAPVQAYCDMSDGGGWTVVQRRFNGSELFNRSWTEYKNGFGDKSGAGELWFGNENLHYLTDQGNYSVRIILGDFEGSQSYAEYNNFRVGPEQAAFRLRTNALLQSDYRLSFGAYSGTAGDALSGNYQVGVSGWASHQGAKFSTYDRDNDNYAKGKCAQEDKGGWWFNRCHSAHLNGLYYPSGPYSAVTDDGVVWVTWRGWWYSLKTTVMKLRPADFKEDPLYDLNYV is encoded by the exons ATGGCAGGCCGGACATGCCTCATCGTAGGAGTGATGCTGTTGGCAGCTGCAGCCCCAGCTCTGGCT aCTCCAGACAGTTGTGCCGAGGAGCTGGCCCTGCTTGAGGCCCGGGAGCGGTTCCTGAAGAGCCGAGTGCAGAAACAGGCGGTTCTCCTGAACAGGCTGCAGCTGCTAAGCCGGCCCCAGACCCCCCACAAGGGCCAGACCCCGGCACAGGGGGACCCGGCTGCTGGGGACCCCCCTCACAGAG ACTGCGCCGATGTGTTCACCTCCGGTTCCAACTCCAGCGGTCTCTACCGCCTCCGGCCCCGGGGCAGCCCGGCGCCAGTGCAAGCCTACTGCGACATGAGTGACGGGGGGGGATGGACGGTCGTGCAGAGACGTTTCAACGGCTCGGAGCTCTTCAACAG GTCGTGGACTGAGTATAAGAATGGCTTTGGAGACAAGTCAGGGGCTGGAGAGTTGTGGTTTGGAAACGAAAACCTACATTACCTTACAGACCAAg GGAACTACTCTGTGAGGATCATCCTGGGAGACTTTGAGGGCAGCCAAAGCTACGCTGAGTACAATAACTTCAGAGTGGGACCTGAGCAG GCTGCATTTAGACTTCGAACCAATGCTCTTCTGCAGAGCGACTACCGGCTGTCCTTCGGAGCCTACTCGGGCACGGCCGGAGACGCGCTGTCTGGCAACTaccaggtgggcgtgtccggtTGGGccagccaccagggggcgaAGTTCAGCACGTACGACCGGGACAACGACAACTACGCCAAGGGGAAGTGTGCCCAAGAGGACAAGGGAGGCTGGTGGTTCAATCG GTGCCATTCAGCCCATCTTAACGGACTCTACTACCCGAGTGGTCCCTACAGCGCTGTCACTGACGACGGCGTGGTATGGGTCACCTGGAGAGGCTGGTGGTATTCTCTCAAGACCACCGTCATGAAGCTGCGACCCGCTGACTTCAAAGAGGACCCCCTCTACGACCTGAACTATGTGTAG
- the LOC130390813 gene encoding calmegin-like — MEHAVLLLFLTLAGVAPASAAQPAEWMLAVQKRPWLLGVYVFVVGLPAILFISFMWPDVRFGPPNQDYYYKKSDDVQPDDPEASEVKPTLETDERVDRALTKRK; from the exons ATGGAGCATGCTGTTCTTCTGCTATTCCTGACTCTGGCTGGTGTGGCACCTGCCTCTGCTGCTCAACCG GCCGAATGGATGCTGGCCGTGCAGAAGCGCCCCTGGCTCCTGGGGGTCTATGTCTTTGTCGTCGGCCTGCCCGCCATCCTCTTCATCAGCTTCATGTGGCCTGACGTG aGGTTTGGACCACCAAATCAAGACTACTACTATAAGAAGTCAGACGACGTGCAACCAGACGACCCTGAGGCGTCAGAGGTCAAACCAACGCTGGAGACGGACG AGAGGGTCGACAGAGCTCTGACTAAGAGGAAGTAG
- the LOC130390811 gene encoding cyclic nucleotide-gated cation channel-like yields the protein MHGQVVASQRLSVKTWTDEESDRADSLQSSCSELQRMAANDRRDHNSPSSFHGQGALSRIVNMVMTLREWAHKSLVEEVERPDSFLERFRGPAPNDIQAPPSRFSHTHADSDADAEGRRMRRMKRRCRVFVLSPSDDAYYHWLIVIGAAVLYNWSLLVARACFNELQTNNVLVWPVLDYLCDSLYILDTVVRLRTGFLDQGLMVKDVRRLRESYVSTVQFKLDVCSVLPTDLLYLAAGPSYTPLLRFNRLLRLPRLFELFERTETRTGCPNAFRIWKLVLYILVIIHWNACVYYSFSKLLGLGSDSWVYPNASDPEFGSLTRSYIYCLYWSTLTLTTIGETPPPVRDEEYLFLVFDFLVGVLIFASIVGNVGAMISNMNATRATFQSRVDALKHYMHFRHVSKDLEQRVIRWFDYLWTNQKTVDEQEVLKSLPNKLRAEIAINVHLETLKKVRIFQDCEAGLLVELVLKLRPQVFSPGDYICRKGDVGKEMYIIKDGHLAVVGEDGGTQLAVLTAGSCFGEISILNISGSKMGNRRTANIRSLGYSDLFCLSKQDLMDVLQEFPHARAQLEQRGRDILQKEGLLEEVNVSAGEEVEEKVERLESSLDRLQTCLARLQSEFNSSQLRLKKRITVLEHSIATATTGSGFLSEADDSIPGGDENRSEINIQL from the exons atgcATGGTCAGGTGGTGGCTTCACAGCGGCTCTCTGTGAAGACCTGGACGGATGAGGAGAGCGACCGAGCAGACAGCCTTCAGAGCAG CTGCTCAGAGCTCCAGAGGATGGCAGCCAATGACAGAAGAGATCATAACTCCCCGAGCTCCTTCCACGGCCAGGGGGCTCTCTCCAG gatcgTGAACATGGTGATGACGCTACGAGAGTGGGCCCACAAGagtctggtggaggaggtggagcgacCCGACTCCTTCCTGGAGCGCTTCAGGGGCCCCGCCCCCAACGACATACAGGCCCCGCCCAGCAGGTTTAGCCACACCCACGCAGACTCGGACGCCGACGCCGAGGGCCGTCGAATGAGACGCAT GAAGAGGAGGTGCAGAGTCTTTGTGTTGTCGCCCTCTGATGACGCGTACTACCACTGGCTGATTGTGATTGGTGCTGCTGTTCTTTACAACTGGAGCCTTCTGGTCGCCAG AGCTTGTTTTAACGAGCTTCAGACCAACAACGTGCTGGTGTGGCCGGTCCTGGACTATCTGTGTGACAGCCTCTACATCCTGGACACGGTTGTCCGGCTCCGCACAG gctTCCTGGACCAGGGCCTGATGGTGAAGGACGTGCGGCGCCTGCGGGAGAGCTACGTCAGCACGGTGCAGTTCAAGCTGGACGTGTGCTCCGTGCTGCCCACCGACCTGCTGTACCTGGCCGCCGGGCCCTCCTACACCCCCCTGCTGCGCTTCAACCGCCTGCTGCGCCTGCCGCGCCTCTTCGAGCTGTTTGAGCGCACGGAGACGCGCACGGGCTGCCCCAACGCCTTCCGCATCTGGAAGCTGGTGCTCTACATCCTGGTCATCATCCACTGGAACGCCTGCGTCTACTACAGCTTCTCCAAGCTGCTGGGCCTGGGCTCCGACTCCTGGGTGTACCCCAACGCCTCCGACCCCGAGTTCGGCTCGCTGACGAGGAGCTACATCTACTGCCTGTACTGGTCCACGCTGACGCTGACCACCATCGGGGAGACGCCGCCCCCCGTCCGCGACGAGGAGTACCTCTTCCTGGTGTTTGACTTCCTG GTTGGTGTGCTCATCTTTGCGTCCATTGTGGGCAACGTGGGAGCGATGATCTCCAACATGAACGCAACAAGAGCCACCTTCCAGAGCCGCGTGGACGCACTCAAACACTACATGCACTTCAGACACGTCAGCAAAGACTTGGAGCAGCGGGTCATTCGCTGGTTTGACTACCtatggaccaatcagaagacgGTAGACGAACAGGAAGTGCTGAAGAGCCTGCCCAATAAGCTGAGAGCGGAGATTGCCATCAACGTTCACCTCGAGACGCTGAAGAAG gTACGCATATTCCAGGACTGCGAGGCTGGCCTTCTTGTGGAGCTGGTGTTAAAGCTTCGACCGCAAGTCTTTAGCCCTGGAGACTACATCTGTAGGAAG GGCGACGTGGGTAAGGAGATGTACATCATCAAAGACGGGCACctggcggtggtgggggaggacggGGGCACCCAGCTCGCCGTCCTCACCGCCGGGAGCTGCTTCGGAGAGATCAGCATCCTGAACATCAGCGGGAGCAAGATGGGCAACCGGCGCACCGCAAACATCCGAAGCCTGGGCTACTCGGACCTCTTCTGCCTCTCCAAGCAAGACCTGATGGACGTGCTGCAGGAGTTCCCGCACGCCAGGGCGCAGCTGGAGCAAAGGGGGCGGGACATCCTGCAGAAGGAGGGGCTTCTGGAGGAAGTGAACGTCTCCgccggggaggaggtggaggagaaggtggagaggcTGGAGTCCAGTCTGGACCGCTTGCAG ACCTGTTTGGCCCGCCTCCAGAGTGAATTCAACTCCTCCCAGCTACGACTCAAAAAACGAATCACGGTCCTTGAGCACAGCATCGCCACGGCAACCACCGGCAGCGGCTTCCTCTCGGAGGCCGACGACAGCATCCCCGGAGGCGACGAGAATCGCAGTGAAATCAACATCCAGCTTTAG